GTTCCGTCTACGCTCGGTCGCACTGTCGCTGGGAGCTGGTGGGGAGCCGATACGAGTAGCCAGTAACTGTGTATACTCTCCATAGATACTGTGGACAAGTTATTTATGATTGTTCCACCTTCCCACACCTATGACGGCAGGACCACCGATCGACGAACTCCACTTCGCGGATGCACCGTCCGTCGACTCCGTTCCGGGTCCCAAAACGCAGGCGCTACTCGAGAAACAACGCGAGATCGACAGTAACGCGGTCGCCTATCCGGAGGACATCCCGATCGCCTTCGAGGACGGCAAAGGCGCGACGGTCCGGGACGCCGACGGCAACACCTACATCGACCTCTTTGCGGGGATCGGCGTGTTGAACGTCGGCCACTCGAACCCCTACGTGCTCGAGGCCGTCCACGAGCAGGCCGACAAGTTCGTTCACACGGTCGATTTCCCGACCGAGGCCCGGCTCGAACTGATCGAGAAGCTAGACGATATCGCGCCCGAGGGTCTACGGGGCCAGAACAAGGTCGTCTTCGGGGGCCCGACCGGCAGCGACGCCATCGAGGCCTCGATCAAACTCGCCAAGTACAACACCGGCGGCGACGGCCTCATCGCCTTCCGCGGGGCCTACCACGGCGCGACGAGCGGCGCGATGAGCGTCACGTCGAACAAGAAGTTCAAGGGCCACTACACGCCCTTGCTCTCCGACGTCGTCCACGCGCCGTACCCCGATCCGTTCCGGCAGGACAAGCCCCCTGAGGCGGCGGTCGACCACGCGCTCGAGGAGGTCCAGGCCATCGTCGAGGACCCCTACGGCGGGCTGGCCAACCCTGCGGGGATCATCGTCGAGCCGATCCAGGGCGAGGGCGGCATCGTCACCCCTCCGGAGGGGTTCCTGCAGGGGCTGCGCGACATCGCCGACGACAACGACGTCGTGCTCGTCTTCGACGAGATCCAGAGCGGCTTCGGTCGCACCGGGCAGTGGTGGGCCAGCGACTGGGAGGGCGTCGCACCGGACGCGATGACCTCCGCGAAGGCTCTCGGTGGTGTGGGCTTTCCGCTCTCGGCGACGATGTACCACGAGGACCTGGACACGTGGGGCTCGGGCGACCACGCCGGCACTTACCGCGGCCACGTCGTCGGCATGCGCGCCGGCACCCGCGCGATCGAGTATATCCAGGAGCACGACTTACTCGCCCACGCCCGCGACCTCGGCGAGTACATCCGGGAACGGCTCCGCGACGCCGCCGACGGGAACGACCGCCTGGCCGACGTCCGCGGCAAGGGGCTGTTCATCGGTGCCGAATTCGTCGACAGTGACGGGACCCCCGACGGCGACCTCGTCGACGCCATCCAGCAGTATTGCTTCGAGCGCGGCGTCCTCGTCTGGACCGCCGGTCGCCACGGCAACGTGCTCCGACTCCTGCCGCCGCTGGTGCTCACCCACGATCTGGCCGAGACCGCACTCGACATCGTCGTCGAAGCGATCGAGAAC
The sequence above is a segment of the Natrinema sp. HArc-T2 genome. Coding sequences within it:
- a CDS encoding aspartate aminotransferase family protein, encoding MTAGPPIDELHFADAPSVDSVPGPKTQALLEKQREIDSNAVAYPEDIPIAFEDGKGATVRDADGNTYIDLFAGIGVLNVGHSNPYVLEAVHEQADKFVHTVDFPTEARLELIEKLDDIAPEGLRGQNKVVFGGPTGSDAIEASIKLAKYNTGGDGLIAFRGAYHGATSGAMSVTSNKKFKGHYTPLLSDVVHAPYPDPFRQDKPPEAAVDHALEEVQAIVEDPYGGLANPAGIIVEPIQGEGGIVTPPEGFLQGLRDIADDNDVVLVFDEIQSGFGRTGQWWASDWEGVAPDAMTSAKALGGVGFPLSATMYHEDLDTWGSGDHAGTYRGHVVGMRAGTRAIEYIQEHDLLAHARDLGEYIRERLRDAADGNDRLADVRGKGLFIGAEFVDSDGTPDGDLVDAIQQYCFERGVLVWTAGRHGNVLRLLPPLVLTHDLAETALDIVVEAIENVTTEAKQAA